The Prosthecobacter fusiformis sequence TTTGAAGTCCATGCCCCAGCCCCCTTATTCACCCATGGTTGAGCCTCATGGGAGCGAGCGCGCAACGGTGATCCCCACCAAACAGCGGGCTGTGTATGAGGCGCTGCGTGGGGAGATCATGGGCGGGCGTTTGCAACCTGGAGAGGTGCTGGTCATTGATGCCTTGGCGAAGCGGTTCCAGGTCAGCATCATCCCGGTTAGGGAAGCTCTGCGGCAGCTCCAGTCCGAGCGGCTGGTGGAGATTCGTGCGCATACAGGGGTGCGAGTCACGCCCGTGGATGTCTCTGCCCTGACGGAGATTTTTGCGCTGCTGGGCGCGCTGGAAACGGCATCCGCCATCCATGCGCTTCCTCGTTTAACGGAGGAGCATTTAACTGAGCTGGACGTGGTGATGAAAAAGCTAGAGACCACAGCCGCAGAAAAGGATACGGCTGGATTTGAAGAGGCGAATCGACATTTTCATCTCCTGCCCTGCCGCATCGCGGGATTCACCCGTGCAGAGCAGGGACTGCAATCCATCTTGGCTGAATGGGAGAGGCTGCACAGGCTGGCCTTCCAAGGCATGCAGCCGCCAAGCACCGAACAAGCGAACAAAGATCACCGCGCCATTG is a genomic window containing:
- a CDS encoding GntR family transcriptional regulator gives rise to the protein MPQPPYSPMVEPHGSERATVIPTKQRAVYEALRGEIMGGRLQPGEVLVIDALAKRFQVSIIPVREALRQLQSERLVEIRAHTGVRVTPVDVSALTEIFALLGALETASAIHALPRLTEEHLTELDVVMKKLETTAAEKDTAGFEEANRHFHLLPCRIAGFTRAEQGLQSILAEWERLHRLAFQGMQPPSTEQANKDHRAIVRAFRHKDAEKVTQVIQRHNATALSHYQKLMSKQ